From the Lolium rigidum isolate FL_2022 chromosome 2, APGP_CSIRO_Lrig_0.1, whole genome shotgun sequence genome, one window contains:
- the LOC124692677 gene encoding protein FAR1-RELATED SEQUENCE 6-like isoform X1, giving the protein MVEELPRQVPIESVAASVDGKMPELPQNGALPKNVAESQVLGGTPGRELPLHQGKEVIFVDDNDSGQEDAGKAKVDENAPRYGLRFKTYDDALEYYKQYAADSGFSTIILKSSYLKSGVCRRLVLGCSRAGRGRANACYLSRETVKINCPARISLKLRQDRWLHIDDAKLDHNHPLNQSSEPLMSCYTKLTDAKNREAASSRLKGRRNVPIPDKVQGNFTEIGRLKFGEGDDEHIQKFFGTMQNKNPNFFYLLDLDKKGRLRNLFWSDARSQAAYEYFGQREVVYFDTSYLTEKYDLPLVFFTGMNNHGQSVLFGTGLLSDLSAESYTWLFRAFLACMKHQYPNAIITEHYNAILDAAREVFSQVRHRLCLYRIMRDVAENLKTHAEFKTIKRALKKVTYGSLKKPEFEADWKRTIEDHGLAENQCLSSLYEHRELWAPAYLKDQFWVGMSVSQRGESVASYYDGFVYPKTSLKQFFSKYEMILESKYKKELQADEESSHRTPLTVTKFYMEEQLAKAYTINMFRKFQDELKATMYCDGMPSKVDGSIVTFEVKECSYMEDGKETESRTCEVYFDKEGLTVVCECGFYQFTGILCRHALSVLKLHEMFEIPSAYVLDRWKRDYKKLHALVHYPNGMLLGDTVERHDYLFAQCRQLLNLGFISDNRYLVALKLLREAEKALLDEGQADGERQLRFLSFEAETPENGEGLFGPQFSEGVRNSVSTNAKRRGRPAKEVADNSDPVLRSNKEQDFLRSSFVTAEANMIQGTPSASHHESPHMEVHAGIDLMEGISPNLSFGAPFAMDVNHQHHQLPNQPRMMPNNFMQVQADPHAFENQWGYNPTVQDNSIIRTPTRRAG; this is encoded by the exons ATGGTAGAGGAGTTGCCGAGGCAGGTGCCAATCGAGAGCGTGGCTGCTAGTGTCGATGGGAAGATGCCAGAGCTACCACAGAATGGCGCATTGCCGAAGAATGTTGCAGAATCTCAG GTTTTGGGAGGTACTCCTGGGAGGGAGTTGCCGTTGCATCAGGGCAAAGAGGTGATCTTCGTTGATGACAATGATAGCGGCCAGGAAGATGCTGGGAAGGCCAAGGTGGATGAGAACGCTCCGCGTTACGGCCTGAGATTCAAAACTTATGATGACGCACTGGAATACTACAAGCAGTACGCGGCGGATTCTGGCTTTTCGACCATCATTCTCAAGTCATCCTACTTGAAGTCAGGGGTTTGTCGGAGGTTGGTGCTTGGATGCAGTCGGGCTGGGAGAGGGAGAGCAAATGCATGCTATCTGTCTAGAGAAACAGTAAAGATAAACTGCCCAGCTAGGATCTCGTTGAAGCTAAGGCAGGATAGGTGGCTTCATATTGACGACGCCAAGCTCGATCACAACCATCCGCTCAACCAATCCTCAGAGCCGCTCATGAGCTGTTACACGAAATTGACCGATGCGAAGAATCGGGAAGCTGCTTCATCACGATTAAAAGGACGCAGGAATGTTCCGATACCTGACAAGGTGCAAGGGAACTTTACTGAGATAGGAAGGCTTAAATTCGGGGAAGGAGATGATGAGCACATTCAGAAGTTTTTCGGGACTATGCAGAATAAAAACCCAAACTTCTTCTACTTACTAGATTTGGACAAAAAAGGGCGTCTACGCAACTTGTTTTGGAGTGATGCTAGGTCACAGGCTGCTTATGAATACTTTGGTCAAAGGGAAGTTGTTTACTTTGACACTTCATACTTGACCGAGAAGTATGATTTGCCACTTGTTTTCTTCACTGGGATGAATAATCATGGCCAGTCTGTTCTGTTTGGTACTGGTTTACTTTCAGATCTAAGTGCTGAGAGCTATACTTGGTTATTTAGGGCATTTTTGGCATGTATGAAACATCAATACCCAAACGCAATCATCACTGAGCATTACAATGCTATTCTAGATGCAGCTAGAGAAGTATTTTCCCAAGTTAGACACCGCCTTTGTCTGTATCGCATTATGAGAGATGTGGCAGAGAACCTGAAAACACATGCAGAATTCAAAACAATTAAGAGAGCGCTGAAGAAAGTAACATATGGGTCCTTGAAGAAACCAGAGTTTGAAGCTGACTGGAAGAGAACTATTGAGGATCATGGACTTGCAGAAAATCAGTGCCTCAGTTCCTTGTACGAGCATCGGGAATTATGGGCTCCTGCCTATCTGAAAGACCAATTCTGGGTAGGTATGTCAGTTTCACAGCGTGGGGAGTCTGTTGCTTCATACTATGATGGATTTGTGTACCCCAAAACTTCTTTGAAGCAATTTTTCAGTAAATACGAGATGATATTGGAGAGTAAATACAAGAAAGAGTTGCAAGCAGATGAAGAATCCTCCCATAGAACTCCACTGACTGTAACAAAGTTCTACATGGAAGAGCAGTTGGCCAAAGCCTACACAATCAACATGTTCAGGAAATTTCAGGATGAGCTGAAAGCAACAATGTATTGTGATGGCATGCCAAGTAAAGTTGATGGCTCAATTGTTACTTTTGAAGTGAAAGAATGCTCATACATGGAAGATGGAAAGGAGACGGAGAGCAGGACTTGTGAAGTTTATTTTGATAAAGAAGGGCTCACTGTTGTTTGTGAATGTGGTTTCTATCAGTTCACTGGTATCTTATGTAGACATGCATTGTCTGTGCTAAAGTTGCATGAGATGTTTGAGATTCCGTCAGCATATGTCCTTGATCGCTGGAAAAGAGACTATAAGAAATTGCATGCTTTGGTACATTACCCTAATGGGATGCTCCTTGGTGACACAGTTGAGCGTCATGATTATTTGTTCGCACAGTGCCGACAGCTGCTCAATTTGGGCTTCATATCTGATAATAGGTACCTTGTTGCTCTGAAGTTACTGAGAGAAGCAGAAAAGGCTCTTCTGGACGAGGGCCAAGCTGATGGAGAGAGGCAACTGAGGTTTCTCTCGTTCGAAGCTGAAACGCCTGAAAATGGAGAAGGCCTTTTTGGTCCTCAGTTTTCAGAGGGTGTAAGGAATTCTGTGTCAACAAATGCAAAGCGCAGGGGTCGTCCAGCAAAGGAAGTGGCAGACAATTCAGATCCGGTATTACGGTCAAATAAAGAACAG GATTTTCTGCGATCATCATTTGTGACAGCTGAAGCTAATATGATTCAAGGGACACCGTCAGCTTCCCATCATGAAAGTCCTCACATGGAAGTGCATGCAGGCATTGATTTAATG GAAGGAATATCTCCAAACCTGTCATTTGGAGCTCCATTTGCAATGGATGTTAATCACCAACATCATCAATTGCCTAATCAACCAAGGATGATGCCGAACAACTTTATGCAG GTACAGGCAGATCCCCATGCGTTTGAGAATCAGTGGGGTTACAACCCAACAGTGCAG GATAATTCAATTATAAGAACTCCTACAAGAAGAGCGGGGTAG
- the LOC124690353 gene encoding putative cyclin-F2-1, with the protein MAFRGSFELLPGPPPSAFFSGRGDQRTAEFDDAYLRAIGKLPPVRFASTPAHHAAALHDSIELPATCELYAAALDFSAHLSYPAVEVTDFESSTRLSDYDADIDVNLRKMELDVKQRPSPGYLDTLLGDLKSQSTRARLIFWMEDVAHHFRLAAGTLQRAVSYVDRVLSERTLWLTDTEMEYALHLLGATAVYTAAKYEEQCTISKVNATGIAESCGFATGKEVIDMEFDMVAALGYDLSGPTAYTFVHHFTRHDKGEEQDLEVQRLAHLFAKQSILNYGWVRHPPSALAASAVFLARLILNPMASQVPQWNADFEELTGYKPTDITLEIQTMHRMNPDPRFHVLPAFLQDE; encoded by the coding sequence ATGGCTTTTCGTGGATCCTTTGAGCTTCTTCCGGGCCCTCCTCCCTCCGCCTTCTTCTCAGGCCGCGGTGACCAGAGGACGGCGGAGTTCGACGACGCCTACCTCCGGGCCATCGGTAAGCTTCCACCTGTCCGCTTCGCTTCCACCCCCGCCCACCACGCCGCCGCACTCCACGACTCCATCGAGCTCCCGGCGACGTGCGAGCTGTACGCTGCAGCATTGGACTTCAGCGCCCACCTTTCATACCCGGCCGTCGAGGTCACCGACTTCGAGAGCTCGACGCGGCTGTCCGACTACGACGCCGACATCGACGTCAACCTCCGGAAGATGGAGCTGGACGTCAAGCAGCGGCCCTCGCCAGGCTACCTGGATACGCTGCTGGGAGATCTCAAGAGCCAGTCCACTCGCGCCCGCCTCATCTTCTGGATGGAGGACGTCGCCCATCACTTCCGCTTGGCCGCCGGGACGCTTCAACGCGCCGTCTCCTACGTCGACCGTGTCCTGTCCGAGCGGACCCTGTGGCTGACTGACACGGAGATGGAGTATGCGCTCCATCTACTGGGCGCCACGGCCGTCTACACCGCCGCCAAATACGAGGAGCAGTGCACAATATCCAAGGTGAATGCCACGGGCATCGCCGAAAGCTGCGGGTTCGCCACCGGCAAGGAGGTGATCGACATGGAGTTcgacatggtggcggcgctggGGTACGATCTCAGCGGACCCACGGCCTATACCTTCGTGCACCACTTCACTAGGCACGACAAAGGAGAAGAGCAAGACTTGGAGGTTCAGCGGTTGGCGCATCTCTTCGCCAAACAGTCGATCCTCAACTATGGATGGGTGCGTCACCCGCCGTCCGCCCTGGCGGCGTCGGCAGTCTTCCTCGCCAGGCTGATCCTGAACCCGATGGCCAGCCAGGTGCCACAGTGGAACGCAGACTTCGAGGAGCTGACGGGGTACAAGCCCACGGACATCACCCTTGAAATTCAGACGATGCACAGGATGAATCCCGATCCTCGCTTCCATGTGTTGCCAGCGTTCCTGCAGGACGAGTAG
- the LOC124692677 gene encoding protein FAR1-RELATED SEQUENCE 6-like isoform X2, with protein sequence MVEELPRQVPIESVAASVDGKMPELPQNGALPKNVAESQVLGGTPGRELPLHQGKEVIFVDDNDSGQEDAGKAKVDENAPRYGLRFKTYDDALEYYKQYAADSGFSTIILKSSYLKSGVCRRLVLGCSRAGRGRANACYLSRETVKINCPARISLKLRQDRWLHIDDAKLDHNHPLNQSSEPLMSCYTKLTDAKNREAASSRLKGRRNVPIPDKVQGNFTEIGRLKFGEGDDEHIQKFFGTMQNKNPNFFYLLDLDKKGRLRNLFWSDARSQAAYEYFGQREVVYFDTSYLTEKYDLPLVFFTGMNNHGQSVLFGTGLLSDLSAESYTWLFRAFLACMKHQYPNAIITEHYNAILDAAREVFSQVRHRLCLYRIMRDVAENLKTHAEFKTIKRALKKVTYGSLKKPEFEADWKRTIEDHGLAENQCLSSLYEHRELWAPAYLKDQFWVGMSVSQRGESVASYYDGFVYPKTSLKQFFSKYEMILESKYKKELQADEESSHRTPLTVTKFYMEEQLAKAYTINMFRKFQDELKATMYCDGMPSKVDGSIVTFEVKECSYMEDGKETESRTCEVYFDKEGLTVVCECGFYQFTGILCRHALSVLKLHEMFEIPSAYVLDRWKRDYKKLHALVHYPNGMLLGDTVERHDYLFAQCRQLLNLGFISDNRYLVALKLLREAEKALLDEGQADGERQLRFLSFEAETPENGEGLFGPQFSEGVRNSVSTNAKRRGRPAKEVADNSDPVLRSNKEQ encoded by the exons ATGGTAGAGGAGTTGCCGAGGCAGGTGCCAATCGAGAGCGTGGCTGCTAGTGTCGATGGGAAGATGCCAGAGCTACCACAGAATGGCGCATTGCCGAAGAATGTTGCAGAATCTCAG GTTTTGGGAGGTACTCCTGGGAGGGAGTTGCCGTTGCATCAGGGCAAAGAGGTGATCTTCGTTGATGACAATGATAGCGGCCAGGAAGATGCTGGGAAGGCCAAGGTGGATGAGAACGCTCCGCGTTACGGCCTGAGATTCAAAACTTATGATGACGCACTGGAATACTACAAGCAGTACGCGGCGGATTCTGGCTTTTCGACCATCATTCTCAAGTCATCCTACTTGAAGTCAGGGGTTTGTCGGAGGTTGGTGCTTGGATGCAGTCGGGCTGGGAGAGGGAGAGCAAATGCATGCTATCTGTCTAGAGAAACAGTAAAGATAAACTGCCCAGCTAGGATCTCGTTGAAGCTAAGGCAGGATAGGTGGCTTCATATTGACGACGCCAAGCTCGATCACAACCATCCGCTCAACCAATCCTCAGAGCCGCTCATGAGCTGTTACACGAAATTGACCGATGCGAAGAATCGGGAAGCTGCTTCATCACGATTAAAAGGACGCAGGAATGTTCCGATACCTGACAAGGTGCAAGGGAACTTTACTGAGATAGGAAGGCTTAAATTCGGGGAAGGAGATGATGAGCACATTCAGAAGTTTTTCGGGACTATGCAGAATAAAAACCCAAACTTCTTCTACTTACTAGATTTGGACAAAAAAGGGCGTCTACGCAACTTGTTTTGGAGTGATGCTAGGTCACAGGCTGCTTATGAATACTTTGGTCAAAGGGAAGTTGTTTACTTTGACACTTCATACTTGACCGAGAAGTATGATTTGCCACTTGTTTTCTTCACTGGGATGAATAATCATGGCCAGTCTGTTCTGTTTGGTACTGGTTTACTTTCAGATCTAAGTGCTGAGAGCTATACTTGGTTATTTAGGGCATTTTTGGCATGTATGAAACATCAATACCCAAACGCAATCATCACTGAGCATTACAATGCTATTCTAGATGCAGCTAGAGAAGTATTTTCCCAAGTTAGACACCGCCTTTGTCTGTATCGCATTATGAGAGATGTGGCAGAGAACCTGAAAACACATGCAGAATTCAAAACAATTAAGAGAGCGCTGAAGAAAGTAACATATGGGTCCTTGAAGAAACCAGAGTTTGAAGCTGACTGGAAGAGAACTATTGAGGATCATGGACTTGCAGAAAATCAGTGCCTCAGTTCCTTGTACGAGCATCGGGAATTATGGGCTCCTGCCTATCTGAAAGACCAATTCTGGGTAGGTATGTCAGTTTCACAGCGTGGGGAGTCTGTTGCTTCATACTATGATGGATTTGTGTACCCCAAAACTTCTTTGAAGCAATTTTTCAGTAAATACGAGATGATATTGGAGAGTAAATACAAGAAAGAGTTGCAAGCAGATGAAGAATCCTCCCATAGAACTCCACTGACTGTAACAAAGTTCTACATGGAAGAGCAGTTGGCCAAAGCCTACACAATCAACATGTTCAGGAAATTTCAGGATGAGCTGAAAGCAACAATGTATTGTGATGGCATGCCAAGTAAAGTTGATGGCTCAATTGTTACTTTTGAAGTGAAAGAATGCTCATACATGGAAGATGGAAAGGAGACGGAGAGCAGGACTTGTGAAGTTTATTTTGATAAAGAAGGGCTCACTGTTGTTTGTGAATGTGGTTTCTATCAGTTCACTGGTATCTTATGTAGACATGCATTGTCTGTGCTAAAGTTGCATGAGATGTTTGAGATTCCGTCAGCATATGTCCTTGATCGCTGGAAAAGAGACTATAAGAAATTGCATGCTTTGGTACATTACCCTAATGGGATGCTCCTTGGTGACACAGTTGAGCGTCATGATTATTTGTTCGCACAGTGCCGACAGCTGCTCAATTTGGGCTTCATATCTGATAATAGGTACCTTGTTGCTCTGAAGTTACTGAGAGAAGCAGAAAAGGCTCTTCTGGACGAGGGCCAAGCTGATGGAGAGAGGCAACTGAGGTTTCTCTCGTTCGAAGCTGAAACGCCTGAAAATGGAGAAGGCCTTTTTGGTCCTCAGTTTTCAGAGGGTGTAAGGAATTCTGTGTCAACAAATGCAAAGCGCAGGGGTCGTCCAGCAAAGGAAGTGGCAGACAATTCAGATCCGGTATTACGGTCAAATAAAGAACAG TAG